The DNA window TGAACCCAGTATAGGTCTTCATCAGCGTGACAACATACGTTTAATAAATGCACTGAAAGAACTTCGCGATATTGGTAATTCTGTAATAGTTGTAGAACACGATAAAGAAACTATACTTTCGGCCGACCATGTAATAGATATAGGACCAGGTGCAGGTATTAACGGTGGAAAAATTGTTGCACAAGGAAGTCCCGAAGAACTCAAGAATTGCAGTTCACTTACCTGTATGTACCTTTCCGGTAAAAAAGAAATACATATTCCTCAAACCAGGAGAAAAGACACGGGAAAAACACTTATTCTGAAAGGTGCAAAAGGTAATAATTTAAAAAGTGTAACTCTTGAAATCCCTCTCGGAAAATTTATTTGTATAACAGGAGTTTCAGGGAGTGGGAAATCATCGCTTATTAATGAAACACTCTATCCTGTTTTAAGTAATTATTTTTATAAATCATCCATTCGCCCTTTATCATTTGAAACTATTGATGGTCTAAAAAATATTGATAAAGTAATTGAGATCGACCAGTCGCCCATTGGTCGTACACCACGCTCCAATCCTGCAACATACATTGGTGTTTTTGATGAAATTCGAAAATTATTTGCACAAATACCCGAGTCGAAAATCAGAGGTTACCAGCCCGGACGTTTTTCATTTAATGTAAAGGGTGGGCGATGTGAAGAATGCCAGGGAGCAGGATTAAAAACCATAGAAATGAATTTCCTTCCCGATGTATATGTTGAATGCGATAAGTGTAATGGAAAACGATACAACAGGGAAACGCTTGAAATACGTTACAAAGGGAAATCAATTAATGATGTGCTTAATATGGATATCAGCCAGGCACTGGAATTTTTTGAAAATATTCCTTCAATAGTACAGAAAATAAAAGCGATAAAAGATGTGGGATTGGGGTATATCACTTTTGGGCAACCTTCTACAACACTATCAGGAGGTGAAGCTCAACGCGTAAAACTTGCTGCTGAGCTTTCAAGAAAAGACACAGGAAAAACATTATATATTCTCGATGAACCAACAACAGGATTGCATTTTGAAGATGTACGCGTACTGCTAGATGTTCTGAATAAGTTGGTCGATAAAGGAAATACTGTAATTGTAATTGAGCATAATATGGAAGTTATAAAAGTTGCCGATCATATCATTGACCTTGGTCCTGAAGGCGGCGAAAGAGGTGGAACTATTGTTGCAACAGGAACACCTGAAGAAATTTCAAAAAATAAAAATAGTTTTACTGGTCAATTTTTAAAGGATGTACTTACTTATTGATATTGACAACCGACAAATACTTTTGTATATTTACAGCTTATATCTAACAAATAAAAACTTATGACAGACTACAAAATGAAGGATCCCGAATTCAGTGAAGAGAATAAAATAAGGGAAGCATTACATCAGAAAGATTGGGCAGAATTAAAATCATCCGATTCATGGCAAATATTTAAAATAATGGCTGAGTTTGTAGAAGGTTATGAAAAGCTTGCTATTATTGGCCCCTGTGTTTCAATCTTCGGATCAGCACGAACAAAAATTGATAATAAATATTATAAACTTGCACAGGAAATTGCATATAAAATTTCCAAATCAGGTTATGGAATAATTACTGGAGGTGGTCCCGGAGTTATGGAAGCAGCAAATAAAGGCGCTAAAATGGCCGGCGGAAAATCAGTAGGTTTAAATATAAATTTACCTTTTGAACAGGAACCCAACCAATATATTGATCATGATAAAATACTTACATTTTATTACTTTTTTGTTCGCAAAGTAATGTTCATGAAATATTCACAGGGTTTTATTATATTACCCGGAGGATTCGGAACTTTTGATGAAGGATTTGAAGCCATCACTTTGATACAAACAAAAAAAATTGCACGGTTTCCAATAGTTATGGTTGGTACAGATTATTGGAAAGGAATGATTGAATGGATAAATAAAAAAGTATTGGAAGAAGGATGCATCAGTCAAAAAGACCTCGACCTTTTCATATTGGTTGACACTGCTGATGAGGCAGTCAAACATATTGATGATTTTTACAAAAAATATTCTCTTACTCCTAATTTTTAAAATATTTTGTCAATTGTGAAAAAGTTTGTAACTTTACTCGTTTAATCGAAGAAAGTTTTTATCTCATAATAATAATTTATGCAGAAAAAATGTTTACTTTTTTTATTTGCTGTAATCCTGGCAGGGTTAACAACATTTGGGCAAACAACTGCTACTGCAGATTTTCAGGATACTTCTTATAATAAATATCGAATTCCATCAATAAATGCGGGAGTTGGTATCATGACATATTATGGTGATATCAGTTCTTTTAATGACGACATTACTCATGTAGGAAGGTTCAATAAAGCTTTTTATCTTTCTGCGGAACAACGCATCAATAAATTTTTCGGAATTTCACTCAATGCTTTAAAAGGAACACTATCTGAAACAGATAACAGGCCGAACAGGCATTTAAATTTTTACACCGACGTTCTGCAAGGCGGATTAAATGCGACTCTTCACATCGACAATGATTTTATTATTAGCAAACGCTCAAGGTTTTCATGTTTCTTTACCGGTGGCATTGGCATGATAAAATTTGAACCTTATGGCGATTTTCGCGACAAAAATAACAACTTATATTATTACTGGGATGATGGCACAATAAGAGATCAGGCTTTCGACTGGCAATATCCTCAAAATGGAGATACACTATACCGCGATTATGATTTTGAAACAAAACTCGACACAGCAAATAAATATTCTGATAAAGCAATTACTCTTTCATTAGGCGGTGGAATCAATTTTAAATTCTCTGATCGACTTGAAGCAAATATTTCTTCAATTTATTATTTCACCAATACTGACGCTATTGATTATAAAACCAATTCCGATAAATTCAAATTTCTCTCTTCTACCAATGATGGGTACCTATATACTTTTGTTTCTCTTCAATATAATTTAGGCGGAAAATCAGTATCCAATGGCGGTAATAAATATTATAAAGGAATTGATTTTAAAAAAATTGATAAGACTGATTCCGATAATGATAAAGTTAAAGATTACGATGATGAATGCCCTGATACTCCTACAGGTGTTAAA is part of the Bacteroidales bacterium genome and encodes:
- a CDS encoding SPOR domain-containing protein; the protein is MQKKCLLFLFAVILAGLTTFGQTTATADFQDTSYNKYRIPSINAGVGIMTYYGDISSFNDDITHVGRFNKAFYLSAEQRINKFFGISLNALKGTLSETDNRPNRHLNFYTDVLQGGLNATLHIDNDFIISKRSRFSCFFTGGIGMIKFEPYGDFRDKNNNLYYYWDDGTIRDQAFDWQYPQNGDTLYRDYDFETKLDTANKYSDKAITLSLGGGINFKFSDRLEANISSIYYFTNTDAIDYKTNSDKFKFLSSTNDGYLYTFVSLQYNLGGKSVSNGGNKYYKGIDFKKIDKTDSDNDKVKDYDDECPDTPTGVKVDIHGCPFDDDKDGVPNYLDKESNTPLGVIVDEEGVTVLAKTFEDKYVTDSLIMSGALVYDRDSTLTKSDISDSIYQVLLSPQARIADNSVNFQIKKNYQSNNGNNPTYNTNVVVNVKDKPNQIGGVTYKVQIGSSSSSDLKPFFETNYNITEAINVETYQGAYKYSVGSFNSYAAARQHANSIRAKTNLSAFVIAFKDGARIPVSDAKVITGE
- a CDS encoding TIGR00730 family Rossman fold protein, whose translation is MTDYKMKDPEFSEENKIREALHQKDWAELKSSDSWQIFKIMAEFVEGYEKLAIIGPCVSIFGSARTKIDNKYYKLAQEIAYKISKSGYGIITGGGPGVMEAANKGAKMAGGKSVGLNINLPFEQEPNQYIDHDKILTFYYFFVRKVMFMKYSQGFIILPGGFGTFDEGFEAITLIQTKKIARFPIVMVGTDYWKGMIEWINKKVLEEGCISQKDLDLFILVDTADEAVKHIDDFYKKYSLTPNF